A genomic window from Triticum urartu cultivar G1812 chromosome 7, Tu2.1, whole genome shotgun sequence includes:
- the LOC125518156 gene encoding uncharacterized protein LOC125518156, which produces MVSWSDETSEDSVLNIFSSCDGIIKLPATMHDPNFNGTDADVNVLCEHGEPAERFVAFEGMHTGRRFLGCAKKEGINCGVVQWIDFEWPDSMEKALAKLWDMYEETKSTRTNDNLESSFAIHNLTEEKKKLQENYDSLYADVNALLNAQQERGVELTNQKEQKQYLEVKIVELETVVGNLKAELSKKEEEKKKLQENYDSLYADVNSLLDAQQQRDVELNNQKEQKEYVDVKIVELETVVGN; this is translated from the exons ATGGTGTCGTGGAGCGACGAGACCAGTGAGGATTCAGTCCTAAACATCTTCTCCTCTTGCGATGGCATCATCAAG CTTCCAGCTACGATGCACGATCCGAATTTCAATGGTACTGACGCAGATGTGAATGTGTTGTGTGAACACGGTGAGCCGGCCGAACGCTTTGTAGCATTTGAAGGGATGCACACGGGCAGGAGGTTTCTTGGATGTGCTAAGAAG GAAGGCATAAACTGTGGAGTAGTTCAATGGATTGATTTTGAATGGCCAGACTCAATGGAGAAGGCATTGGCCAAGCTATGGGATATGTATGAGGAGACTAAGTCAACTAGGACCAATGACAATCTAGAGAGTTCCTTTGCAATTCACAACCTGACAGAAGAGAAGAAGAAACTACAGGAGAACTATGACAGTTTGTATGCTGATGTGAATGCTCTTTTGAATGCCCAACAGGAGAGGGGTGTGGAGTTAACCAATCAAAAGGAGCAGAAGCAATATCTTGAAGTGAAGATTGTTGAGCTTGAAACTGTAGTTGGCAACTTGAAGGCAGAGTTGTCAAAgaaagaggaggagaagaagaaactACAGGAGAACTACGATAGTTTGTATGCTGATGTGAATTCTCTCTTGGATGCCCAGCAGCAGAGGGATGTGGAGTTAAACAATCAGAAGGAGCAGAAGGAATATGTTGATGTGAAGATTGTTGAGCTTGAGACTGTAGTGGGGAACTAG